The following are encoded together in the Gordonia insulae genome:
- a CDS encoding FAD-binding oxidoreductase: MNIHADSPRTDETALPVVHLRRPRWGDPATPGELPAAAAALVGADGTERRGVAPDDVVLAEPQLPVDARSALVEALGEHHVIDDHRSRIDHTRGYSTPDILALRSGDGTDAPDVVVTPGSHDDVLRVLEICAEHRVAVVPFTGGTSVVGGLAPDRTGFAGVVTVDLARLDELVDIDEISRTATLQAGLRGVRAEELLRAKGYTLGHFPQSYAGAGIGGYAATRSAGQSSAGYGRFDDMVEGMVLATPRGTIALGAAPKSAAGPDLRHLVLGSEGVLGIITEVTVRVHPVPDHRVFEGWHFDDFDAGAAALRALAQDGPMPTVLRLSDEMETAINLADPDGAGGTDAAGPTGGCLAVIGVEGAHDEVEARHAAVTAVLERAGGVSMGEGPGESWRTGRFRAPYLRDPLLDAGVLVETLETVTYWSRLADLKVLVTAALTDTLTAAGTAPLVMCHISHVYPAGASLYFTVVCPQTDDPIAQWAAAKTAANDAIRAAGASITHHHAVGRDHRATYHAEIGDLALDALRAVKVALDPAGVCNPGILI, from the coding sequence ATGAACATCCACGCCGATTCACCGAGAACCGATGAGACCGCCCTGCCGGTGGTGCATCTGCGCAGGCCACGATGGGGCGACCCCGCGACGCCCGGCGAGCTCCCGGCGGCCGCGGCCGCGCTGGTCGGCGCCGACGGCACCGAGCGACGGGGTGTGGCCCCCGACGACGTCGTGCTCGCCGAACCGCAGCTACCGGTGGACGCCCGTTCGGCGCTCGTGGAGGCGCTCGGCGAGCATCATGTGATCGACGATCACCGCTCGCGCATCGATCACACCCGGGGATACTCGACGCCCGACATCCTCGCGCTCCGCAGCGGGGACGGCACCGATGCGCCGGACGTCGTCGTGACGCCCGGCTCGCACGACGATGTGCTCCGCGTGCTGGAGATCTGTGCCGAGCATCGGGTGGCAGTGGTGCCGTTCACCGGCGGGACGTCGGTGGTCGGTGGTCTGGCGCCCGATCGGACCGGATTCGCCGGGGTCGTCACCGTGGACCTCGCCCGGCTCGACGAGCTCGTCGACATCGACGAGATCTCGCGCACCGCAACCCTGCAGGCCGGTCTGCGTGGCGTGCGGGCCGAAGAACTGTTGCGCGCCAAGGGCTATACCCTCGGCCACTTCCCGCAGTCCTATGCCGGCGCCGGTATCGGCGGCTATGCGGCGACCCGCTCGGCCGGGCAATCGTCGGCGGGGTACGGACGCTTCGACGACATGGTGGAGGGCATGGTTCTGGCGACGCCACGCGGCACCATCGCACTCGGCGCGGCGCCGAAGTCGGCTGCCGGCCCCGACCTGCGGCACCTGGTGCTCGGTTCCGAAGGGGTTCTGGGCATCATCACCGAGGTCACCGTGCGGGTCCATCCGGTGCCCGACCATCGCGTGTTCGAAGGCTGGCATTTCGACGACTTCGACGCCGGTGCCGCGGCGCTGCGCGCGCTGGCGCAGGACGGGCCGATGCCGACGGTGCTGCGGCTGTCCGACGAGATGGAGACCGCGATCAATCTCGCCGATCCGGACGGGGCCGGCGGGACCGACGCGGCCGGACCCACGGGCGGATGCCTGGCCGTGATCGGCGTCGAGGGTGCGCACGACGAGGTGGAGGCCCGCCATGCGGCCGTCACCGCGGTGCTCGAGCGGGCCGGCGGCGTCTCGATGGGCGAGGGGCCGGGAGAGTCGTGGCGGACCGGCCGATTCCGGGCGCCCTACCTGCGTGATCCGCTCCTCGATGCCGGCGTGCTGGTGGAGACGCTCGAGACCGTCACTTACTGGTCGCGTCTCGCCGACCTGAAGGTCTTGGTCACGGCGGCGTTGACCGACACCCTCACCGCCGCAGGCACCGCACCGCTGGTGATGTGCCACATCAGCCATGTCTACCCCGCCGGTGCCTCGCTCTACTTCACCGTGGTCTGTCCGCAGACCGACGACCCGATCGCGCAGTGGGCCGCTGCGAAGACCGCGGCCAACGACGCGATCCGTGCCGCGGGCGCGAGCATCACCCATCACCACGCGGTGGGCCGCGATCACCGCGCGACCTATCACGCCGAGATCGGGGACTTGGCACTCGACGCCCTGCGCGCGGTCAAGGTCGCGCTCGACCCGGCGGGCGTCTGCAATCCGGGCATCCTGATCTGA
- a CDS encoding TetR/AcrR family transcriptional regulator yields the protein MDRDRMVDVGVALMSRFGAKALSLTSVARQAGVARATAYRMFGGKDALIAAIVEREVATLRVKLREWADTAPDAPGKVRAQILHVLPYIREHEALQYILRNEPEEIVRSLVATKDATGPTLIHLIVAEALPDLQPEIGDRLYPGPEGAAEFLVRTIYSLMLIPDSALSDEEIADLVVRAIVR from the coding sequence ATGGATCGTGACCGCATGGTGGACGTCGGGGTGGCCCTGATGTCGCGCTTCGGCGCCAAGGCGCTGAGCCTGACATCCGTGGCGCGTCAGGCGGGTGTGGCCCGTGCGACGGCGTATCGGATGTTCGGCGGCAAGGACGCGCTCATCGCGGCGATCGTCGAGCGGGAGGTCGCGACGCTCCGGGTGAAGTTGCGCGAGTGGGCCGACACGGCTCCCGACGCGCCCGGCAAGGTGCGTGCGCAGATTCTCCACGTGTTGCCCTACATTCGCGAACACGAAGCGCTGCAATACATTTTGCGCAACGAACCGGAGGAGATCGTCCGTTCCCTCGTCGCCACCAAGGATGCGACCGGACCGACATTGATCCACCTCATCGTCGCCGAGGCGCTGCCGGATCTGCAGCCGGAGATCGGTGATCGGCTGTACCCGGGTCCGGAAGGGGCCGCCGAGTTCCTGGTGCGCACCATCTACTCGCTGATGCTGATCCCCGACAGCGCTCTCTCGGACGAGGAGATCGCCGATCTCGTCGTCCGCGCGATCGTGAGGTGA
- a CDS encoding YidH family protein, producing MPGGVDARFTLAAERTVLAWVRTALGFMAAGVAVVYVAGDIEHPILETALGLIMVALGCVIALLGAWRWRQTSLALREGGEMPGPAHVTFLIVGIVVVAVAIAVVIVIQT from the coding sequence GTGCCGGGCGGCGTCGATGCCCGGTTCACGCTCGCCGCCGAACGCACCGTGTTGGCCTGGGTGCGCACCGCGCTCGGATTCATGGCCGCCGGGGTGGCCGTCGTCTACGTCGCCGGTGACATCGAACATCCGATACTCGAGACAGCCCTGGGGCTCATCATGGTGGCCCTGGGATGCGTCATCGCACTGCTCGGTGCGTGGCGCTGGCGGCAGACCAGCCTGGCGCTGCGCGAGGGTGGCGAGATGCCGGGGCCCGCTCACGTCACATTCCTGATCGTTGGGATAGTGGTGGTGGCCGTGGCGATAGCCGTGGTGATCGTGATCCAGACCTGA
- a CDS encoding DMT family transporter: MLMRTSAPPAGPAVAASVTVALWASAFVVIRDLGPVFSPGAMAFLRLLFGVAALTVILVISRRRTATAASRAPRWPRGRGLGLVIAYGVAWFGAYSVVLNWAEQHLDAGTAALLVNLAPIIVAVYAGFFLGEGFSRMLVLGIVISFSGVVLITVGGGGAHADWLGLALGVITAVLYAAGVLLQKVALRDVDAVTATWLGAVAGLVATLPFAPTAFRELGAADPGQIAWLVFLGVGPTAIAFTTWAYALARTDAGALAATTLAVPAIVIVMSWLFLGELPSAVRIVGGVLCLAGVAIGRGLLRIRSRRVVGTEVRDVLGDEGASGAEGSGAGGSGAGGSDAGVSGAARTR; the protein is encoded by the coding sequence ATGTTGATGCGCACCTCTGCCCCGCCCGCCGGGCCCGCCGTCGCCGCATCGGTGACCGTGGCGCTCTGGGCCTCCGCTTTCGTGGTGATCCGCGATCTCGGGCCGGTCTTCTCGCCGGGTGCGATGGCGTTTCTCCGGCTGCTGTTCGGCGTCGCGGCACTGACCGTCATCCTGGTCATCTCGCGTCGCCGCACTGCGACTGCCGCTTCTCGCGCGCCCCGATGGCCGCGGGGTCGTGGCCTCGGGCTCGTCATCGCCTACGGCGTCGCGTGGTTCGGTGCCTATAGTGTCGTGCTGAACTGGGCCGAGCAACATCTCGATGCCGGCACCGCGGCGCTGTTGGTCAACCTCGCGCCGATCATCGTCGCCGTCTACGCGGGTTTCTTTCTCGGCGAAGGCTTTTCCCGAATGTTGGTGCTCGGTATCGTCATCTCGTTCAGCGGCGTCGTGCTGATCACGGTCGGTGGCGGCGGTGCGCATGCGGATTGGCTGGGACTGGCCCTGGGCGTGATCACCGCAGTGCTCTACGCCGCCGGGGTGCTGTTGCAGAAGGTCGCGCTGCGCGACGTCGACGCCGTCACCGCCACCTGGTTGGGTGCGGTGGCGGGATTGGTCGCGACCCTGCCGTTCGCGCCGACCGCATTCCGTGAACTCGGTGCGGCCGACCCCGGTCAGATCGCGTGGCTGGTCTTCCTCGGCGTCGGACCCACCGCCATCGCGTTCACCACCTGGGCGTACGCGCTCGCTCGCACGGATGCGGGCGCACTGGCGGCCACCACCCTGGCCGTCCCGGCGATCGTGATCGTGATGTCGTGGCTGTTCCTCGGGGAGTTGCCGTCCGCTGTCCGCATCGTCGGCGGCGTCCTGTGTCTGGCAGGGGTGGCCATCGGTCGCGGACTTCTCCGCATCCGGTCACGCCGTGTCGTGGGGACAGAGGTCCGCGATGTCCTCGGCGACGAGGGCGCATCTGGCGCAGAGGGATCGGGCGCAGGGGGATCTGGCGCAGGGGGATCGGACGCAGGGGTATCGGGGGCGGCCCGGACTCGTTAG
- a CDS encoding LysR family transcriptional regulator, giving the protein MIDPHRLRVFRSVVAEGSIGGAAKALGYTSSAVSQQISALQRETGLALVERDGRGVLPTEAGLMLAEESAGVFDHLARLDGIVNDLRVGRAGRLSVSYFASAGTTWIPPVVATITREFPDVRLDLRLVELAEDTPYGPDVEVYVDGAATSGMAGYDREHLVTEPYYAVVHAESSLAGLECVPLQELSTRSWVDNDIARGPCRQALIDACVATGFTPDFGVQTQDYPTAIRFVAAGVGLTVVPELALVGMPAEVCAVRIVEPTPTRSIWVRRHHRTGGSQATERILELLRSAVGIS; this is encoded by the coding sequence ATGATCGATCCGCATCGCCTCCGTGTGTTCCGCTCCGTCGTCGCGGAGGGGTCGATCGGCGGAGCGGCGAAAGCACTCGGATACACGTCGTCGGCGGTGAGTCAGCAGATCTCGGCCCTGCAGCGCGAGACCGGTCTCGCGCTGGTCGAACGCGACGGTCGCGGCGTACTCCCGACCGAGGCCGGGCTGATGCTGGCCGAGGAGTCGGCAGGGGTCTTCGACCATCTCGCGCGTCTCGACGGGATCGTCAACGATCTGCGGGTCGGGCGCGCCGGGCGGCTGTCGGTCAGCTACTTCGCCTCGGCGGGTACCACCTGGATCCCACCCGTCGTCGCCACCATCACCCGCGAGTTCCCCGACGTCCGGCTGGATCTCCGGCTCGTCGAGCTGGCCGAGGACACCCCGTACGGACCCGACGTCGAGGTCTACGTGGACGGCGCCGCGACGTCCGGCATGGCCGGCTATGACCGAGAGCATCTGGTCACCGAACCGTATTACGCGGTGGTGCACGCGGAGTCATCGCTCGCCGGGCTCGAGTGCGTGCCGCTGCAGGAGCTGAGCACCCGGTCGTGGGTGGACAACGACATCGCCCGCGGGCCCTGCCGCCAGGCCCTCATCGACGCCTGTGTGGCAACCGGCTTCACACCCGACTTCGGGGTCCAGACCCAGGACTATCCGACCGCGATCCGGTTCGTCGCGGCCGGGGTCGGGCTCACCGTCGTCCCCGAACTCGCCCTCGTCGGGATGCCCGCGGAGGTGTGCGCGGTCCGGATCGTCGAGCCGACACCGACCCGGTCGATCTGGGTGCGACGCCATCACCGAACCGGTGGAAGTCAGGCCACCGAACGCATCCTGGAACTACTGCGTTCGGCGGTCGGCATCTCCTAG
- a CDS encoding ABC transporter ATP-binding protein — protein MSMESVGWDTMYKSMNAPEARALRGERRTTLRRIATFAEPHRRRIAIFLVLSVLTALLTVVTPLLAGRVVNLITAGGSGGAIVGLALVIALIAVIEAAAGMATRWFSANIGEGLILDLRRAVFDHVQKMPVAFFTRTRTGALVSRLNNDVIGAQRAFSDTLSGVVSNAVTLVLTLGVMLAISWQVTILALVLLPVFVVPARRMGKRMAALSREAAEYNARMSTQMTERFSAPGATLVKLFGRPDIESREFADRADQVRDIGVRRAMLQAYFMTALTLVSALALALVYGLGGWLAVGGHLSAGAIVSLALLLTRMYAPLTALANARVEIMSALVSFERVFEVLDLEPLIADKPDAQKVPSGPVSVRFDDVSFAYPSADKVSLASLEEVAQLDNRGGATVLHEIDLEVPAGSMTALVGSSGAGKSTIANLATRLYDVDTGSIRLNGVDLRDLQSASVHRTVGLVTQDGHLFHDTVRANLALADPTAGEEKIWDALRRARLDDLVTSLPDGLDTVVGERGYRLSGGERQRLTIARLLLAQPSVVILDEATAHLDSTSEAAVQEALSEALVGRTSLVIAHRLSTIRAADEIAVLEHGRIVERGDHATLLARNGRYAELYRTQFADQAPATVSELTA, from the coding sequence ATGAGCATGGAATCGGTGGGCTGGGACACCATGTACAAGTCGATGAACGCGCCGGAGGCCCGCGCGTTACGAGGTGAACGTCGCACCACACTGCGCCGGATCGCCACGTTCGCCGAGCCACATCGGCGGCGGATCGCGATCTTCCTGGTGTTGTCGGTACTCACGGCTCTGCTGACCGTGGTGACACCGCTGCTGGCGGGCCGGGTGGTCAACCTGATCACCGCAGGCGGAAGCGGTGGTGCGATCGTCGGGCTGGCGTTGGTCATCGCCCTGATCGCCGTGATCGAGGCGGCGGCCGGCATGGCCACCCGATGGTTCTCGGCGAACATCGGCGAGGGTCTGATCCTGGATCTGCGCCGCGCCGTCTTCGACCACGTGCAGAAGATGCCGGTCGCGTTCTTCACCCGCACCCGCACCGGCGCGCTGGTGAGTCGTCTCAACAACGACGTCATCGGGGCGCAGCGCGCGTTCAGCGACACGTTGTCGGGAGTGGTGTCGAATGCCGTGACGCTGGTGCTGACGCTCGGTGTCATGCTCGCGATCAGCTGGCAGGTGACCATCCTCGCGCTGGTGCTGCTGCCGGTGTTCGTGGTCCCCGCGCGCCGGATGGGCAAACGGATGGCCGCCCTGTCCCGGGAGGCGGCCGAATACAACGCACGGATGTCCACGCAGATGACCGAGCGGTTCTCGGCTCCCGGTGCGACGCTGGTCAAGCTCTTCGGCCGTCCCGACATCGAGTCGAGGGAGTTCGCCGACCGCGCGGATCAGGTGCGCGACATCGGTGTTCGTCGCGCGATGCTGCAGGCCTACTTCATGACCGCGCTGACATTGGTGTCGGCACTGGCGCTCGCCCTGGTCTACGGTCTCGGCGGCTGGCTCGCCGTCGGCGGCCACCTGTCGGCCGGCGCGATCGTCTCCCTCGCCCTGTTGCTGACCCGGATGTATGCGCCGCTGACCGCGCTGGCCAACGCCCGCGTCGAGATCATGAGTGCGCTGGTCAGTTTCGAGCGTGTCTTCGAGGTGCTCGACCTCGAGCCGCTGATCGCCGACAAGCCGGATGCGCAGAAGGTACCGTCGGGCCCGGTGTCGGTCCGTTTCGACGACGTCTCCTTCGCCTATCCATCGGCCGACAAGGTGTCGCTGGCCTCGCTGGAAGAGGTTGCGCAACTGGATAATCGCGGTGGCGCGACGGTGCTGCACGAGATCGACCTCGAGGTCCCGGCCGGTTCGATGACCGCACTGGTCGGCAGTTCGGGCGCCGGGAAGTCGACCATCGCCAACCTTGCCACCCGCCTCTACGACGTCGACACCGGGTCGATCCGCCTCAACGGTGTCGACCTCCGCGATCTGCAGAGCGCATCCGTGCATCGGACCGTCGGATTGGTGACCCAGGACGGCCACCTCTTCCACGACACCGTGCGCGCCAACCTCGCGCTCGCCGACCCGACGGCCGGTGAGGAAAAGATCTGGGATGCCTTGCGGCGGGCGCGGCTCGACGACCTGGTGACGTCGCTGCCGGACGGTCTCGACACCGTCGTGGGCGAGCGCGGCTACCGGCTGTCCGGCGGGGAACGTCAGCGGCTGACCATCGCGCGGCTGTTGTTGGCGCAACCGTCGGTGGTGATCCTCGACGAGGCGACCGCACACCTCGACTCGACGTCGGAAGCGGCTGTGCAGGAAGCGCTCTCCGAGGCGCTGGTCGGACGTACGTCGCTCGTCATCGCACACCGGTTGTCGACCATCCGCGCCGCCGACGAGATCGCCGTGCTGGAGCACGGCCGGATCGTGGAGCGAGGCGACCATGCGACCCTGCTGGCCCGCAACGGGCGATACGCCGAGCTCTACCGCACGCAGTTCGCCGACCAGGCACCGGCGACGGTCTCCGAACTCACGGCGTGA
- a CDS encoding TIGR03668 family PPOX class F420-dependent oxidoreductase: MTSAQERFGSARVARLATVGSNPAGSNPVGSNTVESNTVGSETVPHLVPIVFALDSDGRTDAIYSCVDHKPKRTQRLRRLANIAANPAVSLLVDHYDDDWTALWWVRVDGRAAVVDADSPAGSTAIDVLAEKYAQYRTDRPDGPVIVVRDLRWHEWVARP, translated from the coding sequence ATGACGTCCGCGCAGGAACGGTTCGGGTCGGCGCGGGTGGCACGACTGGCCACGGTGGGATCGAACCCCGCGGGATCGAACCCCGTGGGATCGAACACCGTGGAATCGAACACCGTGGGATCTGAGACCGTGCCGCACCTCGTGCCCATCGTGTTCGCCCTCGACTCCGATGGCCGGACGGACGCGATCTACAGCTGCGTCGACCACAAGCCGAAGCGCACGCAACGCCTTCGACGCCTCGCCAACATCGCCGCCAATCCCGCGGTGTCCCTCCTCGTCGACCATTACGACGACGACTGGACAGCCCTGTGGTGGGTCCGCGTCGACGGACGGGCGGCCGTGGTCGACGCCGACAGCCCGGCGGGCTCCACCGCGATCGACGTGCTCGCCGAGAAGTACGCCCAGTACCGCACCGACCGACCCGACGGACCGGTCATCGTCGTGCGTGATCTGCGATGGCATGAGTGGGTGGCGCGACCCTGA
- a CDS encoding alpha/beta hydrolase: MPIVHHRKPSLLSYPMWLGTRALLRPTLSLWPLTRSGMAGLFLIDRALAIGPKPSGVVREQMTLAGRPVELIMPSGPSRRDSETAVLYLHGGAFVVCGLGSHRSIASRLARSTELPVFTLEYRQLPSSGVGTSVADAVDAYRELVGERGYRRVIVAGDSAGGFLAGKVVEAAAREGLPRPTAMIGISPLLDLDVGTNPDRSSRSDAYIPQSKMAQLAGLFGRGPIPFTGVRRIVQIADADFPPTVIITAEGEMLEADAIELIETLDEAGVDAVGHSYAWQVHAFPVLTTRHPETLHAIEVTAAFVAQAIREAKDADERKDQRAG; this comes from the coding sequence ATGCCGATTGTGCACCACCGCAAACCGAGTCTCCTGTCCTATCCGATGTGGCTCGGGACCCGTGCCCTACTGCGCCCGACCCTGTCGCTCTGGCCGCTCACCAGGTCGGGGATGGCGGGTCTGTTCCTGATCGACCGCGCCCTCGCGATCGGGCCGAAGCCGAGCGGTGTGGTCCGGGAACAGATGACCCTCGCCGGGCGCCCGGTGGAGCTCATCATGCCGTCCGGACCGTCGCGCCGCGACTCCGAGACCGCGGTCCTCTACCTCCATGGCGGTGCGTTCGTGGTGTGCGGTCTCGGTTCGCACCGGTCGATCGCCAGCCGGCTCGCCCGCTCCACCGAACTCCCGGTCTTCACGCTCGAGTACCGGCAGCTGCCGTCGTCGGGGGTGGGCACGTCGGTGGCCGATGCGGTCGACGCCTACCGCGAACTCGTGGGAGAGCGCGGGTACCGGCGGGTCATCGTCGCCGGTGACTCGGCCGGGGGATTCCTGGCCGGCAAGGTGGTGGAGGCCGCCGCCCGCGAGGGCCTGCCGCGGCCGACCGCGATGATCGGCATCTCGCCGCTTCTCGATCTCGATGTCGGCACCAACCCGGACCGCTCCAGCCGGTCCGATGCCTATATCCCGCAGAGCAAGATGGCGCAGCTCGCCGGCCTGTTCGGTCGTGGGCCCATCCCGTTCACCGGGGTGCGACGCATCGTGCAGATCGCCGACGCCGACTTCCCGCCGACGGTGATCATCACCGCGGAGGGCGAGATGCTCGAGGCCGACGCCATCGAGCTGATCGAGACGCTCGACGAAGCCGGGGTCGACGCCGTCGGGCACAGCTACGCTTGGCAGGTGCACGCGTTTCCGGTGCTCACGACCCGGCATCCGGAAACCCTGCACGCGATCGAGGTGACCGCGGCATTCGTTGCCCAAGCCATACGAGAGGCGAAGGACGCTGACGAGCGGAAGGACCAGCGGGCCGGCTGA
- the fgd gene encoding glucose-6-phosphate dehydrogenase (coenzyme-F420): protein MAAELKLGFKASAEQFDPRELVEIAVAAEQHGMDSVAVSDHFQPWRHNGGHAPFSLAWMAAVGERTERVQIGTSVMTPTFRYNPAVIAQAFATMGCLYPGRIMLGVGTGEALNEYATGFQGEWPEFKERFARLRESIKLMRELWTGDEVDFDGEYYKTQGAYMYDVPEKPIPVYVAAGGPVVARYAGRAGDGFICTSGKGADLYQEKLIPAVKEGAEKAERDFETIDRMIEIKISYDPDPELALENTRFWAPLSLTAEQKHSVNSSTEMERLADELPIEQVAKRWIVASDPDEAVEKVKFYTDCGLNHLVFHAPGHDQRRFLENFEKDLAPRLRTLTV, encoded by the coding sequence GTGGCAGCAGAACTCAAGCTCGGATTCAAGGCGTCGGCGGAACAGTTCGACCCGCGGGAGCTGGTCGAGATCGCGGTGGCGGCCGAGCAGCACGGCATGGACTCGGTGGCGGTCAGCGATCACTTCCAGCCGTGGCGGCACAACGGCGGACATGCCCCGTTCTCGCTGGCCTGGATGGCGGCGGTCGGCGAGCGTACCGAGCGGGTGCAGATCGGGACGTCGGTGATGACCCCGACGTTCCGCTACAACCCCGCGGTGATCGCGCAGGCCTTCGCGACGATGGGTTGCCTGTACCCGGGGCGCATCATGCTCGGCGTGGGTACCGGCGAGGCGCTCAACGAGTACGCGACCGGGTTCCAGGGGGAGTGGCCCGAGTTCAAGGAGCGCTTCGCTCGGCTGCGTGAGTCGATCAAGCTCATGCGTGAGCTGTGGACCGGCGACGAGGTGGACTTCGACGGCGAGTACTACAAAACCCAGGGCGCCTACATGTACGACGTGCCCGAGAAGCCGATCCCGGTCTACGTCGCCGCGGGTGGCCCGGTGGTGGCCCGCTACGCGGGACGGGCCGGCGACGGTTTCATCTGCACCTCGGGCAAGGGCGCCGACCTGTATCAGGAGAAGCTGATCCCGGCGGTCAAGGAGGGGGCGGAGAAGGCCGAGCGCGACTTCGAGACGATCGACCGGATGATCGAGATCAAGATCTCCTACGATCCGGATCCCGAACTGGCGCTGGAGAACACCCGTTTCTGGGCGCCGCTCTCGCTGACCGCCGAGCAGAAGCACAGTGTCAACTCGTCGACGGAGATGGAACGGCTGGCCGACGAACTGCCCATCGAGCAGGTCGCCAAGCGCTGGATCGTCGCCTCTGATCCGGACGAGGCGGTGGAGAAGGTGAAGTTCTACACCGACTGCGGCCTCAACCACCTGGTGTTCCACGCCCCCGGACACGACCAGCGCCGGTTCCTGGAGAACTTCGAGAAGGACCTGGCACCCCGCCTGCGCACGCTGACGGTCTGA